In one Arachis duranensis cultivar V14167 chromosome 9, aradu.V14167.gnm2.J7QH, whole genome shotgun sequence genomic region, the following are encoded:
- the LOC107465996 gene encoding uncharacterized protein LOC107465996, with the protein MASQSSSQGSRSSTKNRGRRRTCFCGERPVLRISSTAKNPGRRLWGCINYQIGDGCDYFAWAEPEGQDPQIQRLKNKASSLKQELQKAERKFALALAVGILGWTMAGLLLYDRLN; encoded by the exons ATGGCTAGTCAGTCGTCTTCCCAAGGTTCGCGTAGCAGCACCAAGAATCGTGGGAGAAGGAGGACGTGCTTCTGTGGAGAGAGACCGGTATTACGGATATCATCTACAGCGAAGAACCCAGGAAGAAGATTATGGGGCTGCATCAACTATCAG ATAGGAGATGGATGCGATTATTTTGCTTGGGCAGAGCCTGAAGGACAAGATCCACAAATTCAAAGACTGAAGAACAAAGCGAGCTCGTTGAAACAAGAACTGCAGAAAGCTGAAAGGAAATTTGCATTGGCACTTGCTGTTGGAATTCTTGGATGGACAATGGCTGGGCTGCTGCTATATGATCGACTTAATTGA
- the LOC107465997 gene encoding Bowman-Birk type proteinase inhibitor, whose product MIRKILEWNKMMMIMKISAFLSLMGSSANNNLNNNVEASRGGINPSLIIPKLLNNNNHASYLPSFSSSKQKDCCDECVCDDLPPSSPSDDDTRGPSYMCMCKDEFEYSCPESCKICQCDKFNPSVCHCARFAINACPLPVCT is encoded by the coding sequence ATGATTAGGAAAATATTGGAGTGGAacaaaatgatgatgataatgaagatATCTGCTTTCCTTTCCTTGATGGGATCATCTGCCAATAATAATCTTAATAACAATGTTGAAGCTAGTCGTGGTGGCATCAATCCAAGCCTCATCATCCCAAAacttttaaacaataataatcatGCAAGTTACCTTCCCAGTTTTAGTTCATCAAAGCAGAAAGATTGTTGTGATGAATGCGTTTGCGATGATTTACCACCATCGTCACCCTCAGATGATGATACTCGTGGTCCAAGCTATATGTGCATGTGTAAAGATGAGTTTGAATACTCTTGTCCTGAATCTTGCAAAATTTGTCAGTGTGACAAGTTTAATCCTTCAGTATGTCACTGTGCAAGATTCGCCATCAATGCTTGTCCTTTACCAGTATGCACTTGA